Proteins encoded by one window of Candidatus Stoquefichus sp. SB1:
- a CDS encoding diguanylate cyclase domain-containing protein has protein sequence MDKTEFLNSSLEFAKDFCYLYIGLNSQQNLYSLVELLDDHLSVIGTGKHEFYHNKKDFINDLILSQQEAKDIEFDILNEEYYGTPINDVTCIIYGKLWLKEKDADQKPIIIDMDTRFSIICQLVNSEIKIVHIHHSMPYLDQSENEYYPRTITEKANQALEYSQYLEKIVELDALTELYNRIAIENKIDEFLQTHHENYAFYMLDIDNFKHINDTYGHPLGDIILLEISEILKKIFSKIAYIGRVGGDEFVVFVTEVLSQVDIETKAQQVIDECVELSSLHQCQMSCSIGIAISNEQLCSFSKLFSQSDKALYHSKAAGKSQFAYKK, from the coding sequence ATGGATAAAACAGAATTTTTAAACTCGTCATTAGAATTTGCTAAAGATTTTTGTTATTTGTATATTGGCTTGAATTCTCAACAAAACTTATACTCACTTGTAGAGTTATTAGATGATCATCTTTCAGTTATTGGAACAGGAAAGCATGAATTTTATCATAATAAAAAAGATTTCATAAATGATTTGATTTTAAGTCAACAAGAAGCTAAAGATATTGAATTTGATATTTTAAATGAAGAATACTATGGGACACCTATCAATGATGTAACTTGTATCATTTATGGTAAACTATGGCTTAAAGAAAAAGATGCTGATCAAAAACCTATTATTATTGATATGGATACACGTTTTAGTATTATTTGTCAGCTTGTTAATTCTGAAATTAAAATTGTCCATATTCATCACTCAATGCCATACCTAGATCAAAGTGAAAATGAATACTATCCTAGAACAATTACCGAAAAAGCTAATCAAGCTTTAGAATATTCGCAGTATTTAGAAAAAATAGTTGAATTAGATGCTTTAACTGAACTCTATAATAGAATAGCAATCGAAAATAAAATTGATGAATTCCTTCAGACACATCATGAAAATTATGCTTTTTATATGTTAGATATTGATAACTTCAAACATATTAACGATACCTATGGTCATCCATTAGGTGATATCATTCTACTAGAGATTTCAGAAATATTAAAAAAGATTTTTAGTAAAATAGCATACATTGGTAGAGTTGGTGGAGATGAATTTGTTGTTTTTGTAACTGAAGTTTTATCACAGGTAGATATTGAAACAAAAGCACAACAAGTCATTGATGAATGTGTAGAGTTATCATCTTTACATCAATGTCAAATGAGCTGTTCAATTGGAATAGCAATTTCTAATGAACAATTATGTTCATTTTCAAAATTATTTTCACAATCTGATAAAGCTTTATATCATAGTAAAGCTGCTGGAAAATCACAGTTTGCATATAAAAAATGA
- a CDS encoding sensor domain-containing diguanylate cyclase, translating to MEEKQVIQFAKEFLHGYFDRNMTSLLPMMHPHICWSPFYNREIIKGVDAVLEMLIQEAKQGYIFVFDDVIFYDVQFSDSVWHMSYKMNLGIKEDHEQSSFYTYGNLSILQEKEHILLTEVSMSLFETEKQMIDHIVEESHAKQNYRFKAIQYEDILRLKQVNDDLEVLTDNIPGGIFKCLYDEKLTIRYMSEGFLSMFGYTRKDIEERFHNSFWEMIVPEDRQITLQEVQRQMALGKTKQIEYRVIHKDGHPVWVLDKGQLIEDVLGGVPSFHCIIIDITEEKVIREELKLSLERYDIIMNQTDDIIIEWDIVHGQVRFSRNWKNVFDNNIFKLHNQGLDNQGIKKVFHPDDIEKVSQLLDEINHGKHYIEKEVRIINKQQKYQWWKLRLTAQFDKQNKPLRAIGVIIDIDEEKRRSQYLLRKAQQDALTGIYNKITTQNLIKDYLAQMSSDEMCAMMIIDIDNFKEINDFQGHLFGDAILSDIARRMKNNFSDKDIIGRIGGDEFLIFFKDVQNREMIQSHAQKMLNQMQLLEESHGDQLHISCSIGVSIAPQDGIEFTELFQKADRALYQAKNEGKKQFVIFDESITQEYLIFSKPRSYINETIDSNERNRISGGQFSEYVFRVLYNSSDVGVAVKAMLEIVGLQFDVSRVYIFENVDNDLYCCNTFEWCNQGVEPQIDSLKHVSYEKDLGGHYIDNFNEEGIFYCSDIKQLPKLQYQILAPQGIKSMLQCAIKDNGHFKGYVGFDECRKNRYWTQDQIDVLVFISEILSIFLLKTRAETALKREKDGLLNLLDNQSSWIYVIDPKDYQMLFINKKTKEICPQAKEGMPCYQVVMQRETPCEFCPVKNIKGDCTNQKLEVYNPYFNLWVDVDATYVKWQGQDAIMLSCHDVTAYKK from the coding sequence ATGGAAGAAAAACAAGTGATACAATTTGCAAAAGAGTTTTTACATGGTTATTTTGATAGAAATATGACGTCTCTTTTACCGATGATGCATCCTCATATATGTTGGAGTCCCTTTTATAATCGAGAGATTATAAAAGGAGTAGATGCAGTTTTAGAAATGCTTATTCAAGAAGCAAAACAAGGTTATATTTTTGTTTTTGATGATGTGATTTTCTATGATGTTCAATTTTCTGATTCTGTTTGGCATATGTCTTATAAGATGAATTTAGGGATTAAAGAAGATCATGAACAAAGTTCTTTTTATACTTATGGAAATTTAAGCATCTTACAAGAAAAAGAACATATTCTATTAACAGAAGTAAGTATGTCGTTATTTGAAACAGAGAAACAGATGATTGATCATATTGTAGAGGAATCTCATGCAAAACAGAATTATCGTTTTAAAGCAATACAGTATGAGGATATATTGCGTTTAAAACAAGTGAATGATGATTTAGAGGTTTTAACTGATAATATTCCAGGAGGTATTTTTAAATGTCTTTATGATGAAAAATTAACTATTCGTTATATGAGTGAAGGCTTTTTGTCTATGTTTGGTTATACACGCAAGGATATTGAAGAACGTTTTCATAATAGTTTTTGGGAAATGATTGTTCCAGAAGATCGTCAAATAACACTGCAGGAAGTGCAAAGACAAATGGCTTTAGGAAAGACAAAACAGATAGAATATAGAGTTATTCATAAGGATGGACATCCTGTTTGGGTTTTGGATAAAGGGCAGTTAATTGAGGATGTTTTGGGAGGGGTCCCATCTTTTCATTGTATTATTATTGATATTACAGAAGAAAAAGTGATTCGTGAAGAACTGAAATTAAGTTTAGAGAGATATGATATTATTATGAATCAGACGGATGATATTATTATTGAATGGGATATTGTTCATGGGCAAGTTAGATTTTCAAGAAATTGGAAGAATGTTTTTGATAATAATATTTTTAAATTACATAACCAGGGATTAGATAATCAGGGAATAAAAAAAGTTTTTCATCCAGATGATATCGAAAAAGTTAGTCAGTTATTAGATGAAATTAATCATGGAAAGCATTATATAGAAAAAGAAGTTCGAATTATTAATAAACAACAAAAGTATCAATGGTGGAAATTGCGTTTAACAGCTCAATTTGATAAACAGAATAAACCTTTGCGAGCTATTGGTGTTATTATTGATATCGATGAAGAGAAACGTCGTTCTCAGTATCTATTGCGTAAGGCACAGCAGGATGCATTAACAGGGATATATAATAAAATTACAACACAAAATCTAATTAAAGATTATTTGGCTCAAATGTCAAGTGATGAGATGTGTGCAATGATGATTATTGATATTGACAATTTTAAAGAAATTAATGATTTTCAGGGACATTTGTTTGGTGATGCTATTTTAAGTGATATTGCAAGAAGAATGAAAAATAATTTTAGTGATAAAGATATTATTGGGCGTATTGGTGGTGATGAGTTCCTTATTTTCTTTAAAGATGTACAAAATAGAGAAATGATTCAGTCTCATGCTCAAAAAATGTTGAATCAAATGCAGTTGCTTGAAGAGAGTCATGGTGATCAGTTACATATTTCATGTAGTATTGGCGTTTCGATTGCACCACAAGATGGTATAGAATTTACTGAATTGTTTCAAAAAGCAGATAGAGCATTATATCAAGCAAAGAATGAGGGAAAGAAACAATTTGTCATTTTTGATGAATCGATTACGCAGGAATATTTGATATTTAGTAAACCAAGATCATATATTAATGAAACGATTGATTCCAATGAGCGTAATAGAATATCTGGTGGTCAATTTTCTGAGTATGTTTTTCGTGTTTTATATAATTCATCTGATGTTGGTGTGGCTGTGAAAGCAATGTTAGAAATTGTTGGGTTACAGTTTGATGTGAGTCGTGTTTATATTTTTGAGAATGTTGATAATGATTTGTATTGTTGTAATACTTTTGAATGGTGTAATCAAGGTGTGGAACCTCAGATTGATTCTTTAAAGCATGTATCTTATGAAAAAGATCTTGGAGGTCATTATATTGATAATTTTAATGAAGAAGGGATATTCTATTGTTCTGATATTAAACAACTTCCAAAATTACAATATCAAATTTTAGCTCCTCAAGGTATTAAATCAATGTTACAATGTGCAATCAAAGATAATGGTCATTTCAAAGGATATGTTGGTTTTGATGAATGTCGAAAAAATCGTTATTGGACACAAGATCAGATAGATGTGTTAGTTTTTATTTCTGAAATTTTAAGTATTTTCTTATTAAAAACAAGAGCAGAAACAGCATTAAAAAGAGAAAAAGATGGACTTTTAAATCTTTTAGATAATCAAAGTTCATGGATTTATGTTATTGATCCAAAAGATTATCAGATGTTATTTATTAATAAAAAAACCAAAGAAATATGTCCTCAGGCTAAAGAAGGAATGCCTTGCTATCAAGTTGTTATGCAACGAGAAACACCGTGTGAGTTTTGTCCTGTTAAAAACATAAAAGGTGATTGTACAAATCAGAAATTAGAAGTGTATAATCCATATTTTAATCTTTGGGTTGATGTAGATGCAACATATGTAAAATGGCAGGGACAAGATGCTATTATGCTTAGTTGTCATGATGTGACTGCATATAAAAAATGA